A part of Terriglobus roseus genomic DNA contains:
- a CDS encoding lysylphosphatidylglycerol synthase transmembrane domain-containing protein: protein MSEKPSSNASRYWKLIPGLLISAFFLWRTLRGFHLDELRDVHFGHPVWILGVLGFISVDYGLRSYRWWLMLRRYNARLTACFRVLMTSLAANNILPFRIGDFLRIFAYAPDVNASSSAVLSTVVLERLLDTVMLLGFFAVAASGLESSFAAFSFHGYGVAQTVRLVLVILVFCLGLLLFGTHILHLLVQKLVARYGNHPRTRKFGEWAEQLFDAIVHIPYPVRFLLVLLTSIVWLCEGMVFYSTAQLLGLNTFHGSMLASILSNLSFMLPSAPGGIGPFEAFGKLAMESQGVPTSLAILYALFVHFVIFMLVNIVGGIGFLINRKEHGGKTLSQEIHSLPPEADLL, encoded by the coding sequence TTGAGCGAAAAGCCATCCAGCAACGCAAGCCGCTACTGGAAACTCATTCCCGGGCTTCTCATCTCCGCCTTTTTCCTTTGGCGGACCCTGCGCGGATTCCACCTGGATGAGCTGCGCGATGTGCACTTCGGCCATCCCGTATGGATTCTGGGTGTACTGGGCTTCATCTCGGTAGATTACGGCCTCCGCAGCTATCGCTGGTGGCTCATGCTGCGCCGATATAACGCGCGCCTCACCGCATGCTTTCGCGTGCTCATGACCAGCCTGGCGGCAAACAACATCCTGCCCTTCCGCATTGGCGATTTCCTGCGCATCTTTGCCTATGCCCCGGATGTAAACGCGTCATCGTCCGCTGTGCTTAGTACCGTGGTGTTGGAACGTCTGCTGGATACGGTCATGCTGCTCGGCTTCTTTGCCGTGGCAGCCTCCGGGCTTGAGAGCAGCTTTGCTGCGTTCTCATTCCACGGGTATGGCGTCGCGCAGACGGTTCGTCTGGTGCTCGTCATTCTGGTGTTCTGCCTGGGCCTGCTTCTCTTCGGCACACACATCCTGCACCTCCTCGTGCAGAAACTCGTTGCGCGTTACGGCAATCACCCACGCACACGCAAGTTCGGCGAGTGGGCTGAGCAGTTGTTTGATGCCATCGTGCACATCCCGTACCCGGTGCGCTTTCTGCTCGTGCTGCTCACGTCCATCGTCTGGCTCTGTGAAGGCATGGTCTTTTATTCCACCGCGCAGCTCCTGGGCCTCAACACATTCCACGGCTCCATGCTCGCGTCCATTCTCAGCAATCTGAGCTTTATGTTGCCCAGCGCTCCCGGTGGCATCGGCCCTTTTGAAGCATTTGGCAAGCTCGCCATGGAGTCGCAGGGTGTGCCCACATCGCTGGCCATCCTGTACGCACTCTTTGTGCACTTCGTCATCTTTATGCTCGTCAACATCGTCGGTGGCATCGGCTTCCTGATCAACCGCAAAGAGCATGGTGGTAAAACGCTCTCGCAGGAAATTCATTCACTTCCGCCTGAAGCCGATCTCCTGTAA
- a CDS encoding response regulator gives MTLAESTVLVVDDEPILRLTFSIVLQRTGARVLTADDGAEALRIVEADPVDLILTDKQMPNVNGMALLRQLRERGVMTPVILFVNVLCQKTRQRWNDSA, from the coding sequence ATGACTTTGGCTGAGAGCACCGTCCTTGTTGTGGACGACGAACCTATTTTGCGACTTACATTTTCTATCGTGCTGCAGCGGACGGGAGCACGTGTTCTTACCGCTGACGATGGAGCGGAAGCACTGCGGATTGTGGAAGCAGATCCTGTCGATCTGATCCTGACCGACAAACAGATGCCGAACGTGAATGGAATGGCTTTGCTACGCCAACTGCGCGAACGCGGTGTGATGACGCCAGTCATTTTGTTTGTGAATGTGTTGTGCCAGAAGACGCGTCAGAGATGGAACGACTCGGCGTAG
- the smpB gene encoding SsrA-binding protein SmpB: protein MPHSPAVFQQNPSKKPAQRDPVAVGQRDAAVNRSASHNYFLTDRFECGIALRGTEVKSIREGKAQLKDAYGLINNGEAFLLNAHIGAFSHGNIMNHEETRTRKLLLHKEELRKLTARTKEKGFTLIPTRFYFKNGRVKCELALARGKQDWDKRETERNREADREARAAVARSQRR, encoded by the coding sequence ATGCCGCATTCTCCCGCCGTATTTCAGCAAAACCCATCCAAAAAACCAGCGCAACGCGACCCGGTCGCGGTGGGCCAGCGGGATGCTGCCGTAAACCGGTCTGCCAGCCATAACTACTTTCTTACAGACCGTTTTGAATGTGGAATTGCGCTGCGCGGCACCGAAGTGAAGAGCATTCGCGAAGGCAAAGCGCAGTTGAAAGACGCCTATGGGCTGATCAACAACGGTGAGGCATTTTTGCTGAATGCTCACATTGGCGCGTTTTCGCACGGCAACATCATGAACCACGAAGAGACGCGCACCCGTAAGCTGCTGCTGCATAAGGAAGAGTTGCGCAAGTTGACGGCACGGACCAAGGAAAAGGGTTTCACCCTGATTCCGACGCGTTTCTACTTCAAGAATGGTCGCGTAAAGTGCGAACTGGCGTTAGCCCGCGGTAAGCAGGATTGGGATAAGCGCGAGACCGAACGCAACCGCGAGGCAGATCGTGAAGCTCGCGCGGCTGTTGCGCGTAGCCAACGTCGATAG
- a CDS encoding arginine--tRNA ligase has product MYRKLKQALLETTANVLQTKYEVTGANIATELPPNIAMGEIATPVAFELAKRLRKAPKMIATELAAELNGIDGVATVEVAGAGYLNVKLDRAAITKRIAKGEHSDIGGEGLRLVEHTSINPNKAAHVGHLRNAILGDSFARLLRKDSYKSGYPTVVQNYIDNTGVQVADVVVGLLHLEGKSSADVDALIGDLVARGERVDYYLWDLYARVSQWYDSDADQKEARKKLRLDTLHHIEEGNNEIAKVADLVATAVLERHLETMERLSIEYDFLPRESEILHLHFWEAARQLMVERGVLYLETEGKNKGCWVMRRPGAEVVEGPDEDAKVIIRSNGTVTYVGKDIAYHLWKFGLLPGRDFGYKIFREYETHPCWISTMHGEEPHPNYGQAAAIYNVIDSRQNDPQANVVESLRALGYTEAAANYTHINYAMVALTPRCAIDLGYTLSDADKEKTHLEVSGRKGFGVKADDLLDRLIAAAKSEVDARHPEDPESQRQRSAEQIAVGALRYFMLKYTRNTIIAFDFRDALSFEGETGPYVQYSAVRAANILKKAGVTEQHAINDIADLDLAPYFEGEAGDSLWAMWLILSRVTTIVEQSIAAAEPAIVARFAFQLAQEFNNFYHRNHVLNETDPARKKLLLATAAVASRELTRVLGWLGIEVPLSM; this is encoded by the coding sequence ATGTATCGCAAGCTCAAACAGGCACTGCTGGAAACCACAGCAAACGTGCTGCAAACAAAATACGAAGTCACCGGCGCAAACATCGCCACAGAGCTTCCGCCAAACATCGCGATGGGCGAAATCGCCACGCCCGTCGCCTTTGAGCTCGCCAAGCGCCTGCGCAAAGCACCGAAGATGATCGCCACTGAACTTGCCGCTGAACTCAACGGCATCGACGGTGTTGCCACGGTTGAAGTCGCCGGTGCTGGCTACCTCAACGTAAAGCTTGATCGCGCAGCCATCACCAAGCGCATTGCCAAGGGCGAACACTCTGACATTGGCGGCGAAGGCCTCCGTCTCGTCGAACACACCAGCATCAACCCGAACAAAGCCGCTCACGTAGGCCATCTGCGCAACGCCATCCTCGGTGACAGCTTCGCGCGTCTCCTGCGCAAGGACAGCTATAAGTCCGGCTATCCCACCGTGGTGCAGAACTACATCGATAACACCGGCGTTCAGGTGGCGGACGTAGTCGTCGGCCTGCTGCATCTGGAAGGGAAGTCGTCTGCGGATGTGGATGCACTCATCGGCGATCTCGTCGCGCGCGGCGAACGCGTCGACTACTACCTGTGGGATCTCTACGCCCGCGTCTCGCAGTGGTATGACAGTGATGCCGACCAGAAAGAAGCACGCAAGAAGCTGCGCCTGGACACGCTGCACCACATTGAAGAAGGCAACAACGAAATCGCAAAGGTAGCCGACCTCGTCGCCACTGCGGTTCTCGAGCGTCATCTCGAAACCATGGAGCGCCTCTCCATCGAGTACGACTTCCTGCCGCGTGAAAGCGAAATCCTGCACCTGCATTTCTGGGAAGCAGCACGCCAGTTGATGGTTGAGCGCGGTGTTCTGTATCTCGAAACCGAAGGCAAGAATAAGGGCTGCTGGGTTATGCGTCGCCCCGGCGCAGAAGTTGTGGAAGGCCCCGATGAAGATGCAAAGGTCATCATCCGTTCCAACGGCACCGTGACTTACGTAGGCAAAGACATCGCGTATCACCTATGGAAGTTCGGCCTTCTACCGGGTCGCGATTTCGGCTACAAGATCTTCCGCGAGTACGAAACGCATCCCTGCTGGATCAGCACCATGCACGGCGAAGAACCGCATCCTAACTACGGTCAGGCCGCTGCCATCTACAACGTGATCGACTCACGTCAGAACGATCCGCAGGCCAACGTCGTAGAGAGTCTTCGCGCACTCGGTTACACCGAGGCCGCAGCGAACTACACGCACATCAACTACGCCATGGTTGCGCTCACACCGCGTTGCGCCATCGATCTCGGCTACACCCTCAGCGATGCCGACAAGGAAAAGACACACCTCGAAGTCAGTGGTCGCAAAGGCTTTGGTGTAAAGGCAGACGATCTTCTCGATCGCCTCATCGCAGCTGCGAAATCCGAAGTCGACGCACGTCATCCGGAAGATCCCGAGTCGCAGCGCCAACGTTCCGCGGAACAGATCGCAGTGGGTGCTCTGCGTTACTTCATGCTGAAGTACACACGCAACACCATCATCGCGTTTGATTTCCGCGATGCGCTTTCCTTCGAAGGTGAAACCGGCCCGTACGTGCAGTACTCCGCAGTACGCGCCGCAAACATCCTGAAGAAGGCAGGCGTCACAGAGCAGCACGCGATCAATGACATTGCTGACCTCGATCTGGCCCCCTACTTCGAAGGTGAAGCAGGCGACAGCCTGTGGGCCATGTGGCTCATCCTGTCGCGTGTGACAACGATTGTTGAGCAGTCCATTGCGGCAGCAGAACCCGCCATCGTCGCGCGTTTTGCCTTCCAGCTCGCGCAGGAGTTCAACAATTTCTACCACCGCAATCACGTGTTGAACGAAACCGATCCCGCACGGAAGAAGTTGCTATTGGCTACCGCTGCCGTAGCTTCACGCGAACTCACGCGCGTCCTCGGCTGGCTCGGCATCGAAGTGCCACTGTCGATGTAA
- a CDS encoding leucyl aminopeptidase, which yields MNASLQFSNAPEFVTSLLTVFAVDNGSAPDAPSISLLTAEQAILAAAAPFLNSGEFKADAGGTLLLHAPAGLKAERLLIVGAGKAAKLSTAELRKAAGTAIRTAKAKSIRDAAIVFPKLNENLDAAEVSRALTEGILLADYDADTYRSQREDRSMQNVVLLGDETSRGALERGFAEGEVFAAAQNFARTLVNEPGNVLTPTELGKRAAAMCEANGLSCEVHSTEKLKELGMGAFLGVAQGSVQPPALIVMRYKPAKAANSNVIGLVGKGITFDTGGISIKPADGMDKMKYDMAGAAAMIGAMQTIAALKPAVEVIGVVCSAENMPSGSAYKPGDVLTAMSGKTIEVMNTDAEGRLVLADGLHYAKTLGATHLINAATLTGACVVALGKLNSGLFSNDDETVALFREAVNTTDETFWQLPCTDDYRELIKSDIADIRNTGMDRWGGAITAAMFLKEFVGETPWIHLDIAGQAWIDESRSYIAKGPSGVAVRSIVEWVRALAQ from the coding sequence ATGAATGCCTCGCTTCAGTTCTCAAACGCCCCCGAATTTGTGACATCGCTGCTGACCGTGTTTGCCGTTGATAATGGCAGCGCACCTGATGCTCCTTCCATTTCTCTTCTGACAGCAGAACAAGCGATTCTTGCTGCCGCTGCGCCTTTCCTGAACTCTGGTGAGTTTAAGGCGGATGCTGGCGGGACATTGCTGCTGCATGCGCCTGCTGGACTGAAGGCGGAGCGGTTGTTGATTGTGGGTGCAGGTAAGGCTGCGAAGCTTTCGACTGCGGAATTGCGTAAGGCTGCTGGCACCGCGATTCGTACTGCGAAAGCGAAGAGTATTCGCGATGCGGCGATCGTATTTCCGAAGCTGAATGAAAATCTGGACGCCGCGGAAGTATCGCGTGCGTTGACGGAAGGCATTCTGCTGGCGGATTACGATGCGGATACGTATCGCAGCCAGCGGGAAGACCGCAGCATGCAGAATGTTGTTCTGCTTGGTGATGAGACGTCGCGTGGTGCGTTGGAGCGTGGGTTCGCTGAAGGTGAAGTTTTTGCTGCGGCACAGAACTTTGCGCGGACGCTGGTGAATGAGCCCGGCAATGTGCTGACTCCTACGGAGCTTGGCAAGCGCGCTGCTGCGATGTGCGAGGCCAATGGGCTGTCCTGCGAAGTTCACAGCACGGAGAAACTGAAGGAACTGGGCATGGGTGCGTTCCTGGGTGTGGCGCAGGGTTCTGTGCAGCCGCCTGCGCTTATCGTGATGCGCTATAAGCCTGCGAAGGCCGCGAACAGCAACGTGATTGGCCTTGTGGGCAAAGGCATTACGTTTGATACCGGCGGCATCTCCATCAAGCCTGCGGATGGCATGGACAAGATGAAGTACGACATGGCTGGTGCTGCTGCCATGATTGGTGCGATGCAGACGATTGCTGCGTTGAAGCCTGCGGTAGAGGTGATCGGTGTTGTGTGTTCTGCGGAGAATATGCCGAGTGGCTCCGCGTACAAGCCGGGTGATGTATTAACGGCGATGAGCGGCAAGACCATTGAGGTGATGAACACAGATGCTGAAGGTCGGCTGGTGCTCGCAGATGGCTTGCACTATGCGAAGACTTTGGGTGCAACGCATCTCATCAATGCGGCGACGCTGACGGGCGCGTGTGTCGTTGCGTTGGGCAAGTTGAACAGCGGTTTGTTCTCAAACGATGATGAGACCGTTGCGTTGTTCCGCGAAGCAGTAAATACAACCGACGAAACTTTCTGGCAGCTTCCCTGTACCGATGATTATCGCGAGTTGATTAAGAGCGACATTGCCGACATTAGAAACACCGGTATGGATCGTTGGGGTGGTGCGATCACTGCTGCGATGTTCCTGAAAGAGTTTGTTGGCGAGACGCCGTGGATTCATCTGGACATTGCAGGGCAGGCATGGATTGACGAATCTCGTTCGTACATTGCCAAGGGACCGAGCGGCGTCGCGGTGCGGTCGATTGTGGAATGGGTGCGGGCGCTGGCGCAATGA